The Cellulomonas sp. S1-8 genome has a window encoding:
- a CDS encoding ATP-binding protein → MLRRLGIRAKVLAVLAVPMIVLLVAGTYISYGAIQDLRYARATQTVVRTLDALSPLTAAFQQERILSLTYAPAEQVAAAREVTDGALDDARKVTAGLDLSVFPESLVRDFQEQQDAYATALPQLRGRVDDSAQRVIIKNGFQDIIDGQIIVVEGVANSLRDRELADYISANREIALLVDSLVNEYITGIELKMALVDSPAAARAFQSQTTATELARERARIAVADLGVEGVAVSTGDPTATLLSMRALFTQGSVAAIATIDTAAWSQQTTNQMTMISEVNTGVLGGADEVAEAGVSDARDTALVTVALALLALVVSFFFAVAVSRSIVVPLRRLTSAAADVREQLPRLVEQVSTPGEGPEITLAPIPVRSNDEIGRLAQAFNAVNATTVQVAQEQAALRGSIAEMFVNVARRDQVLLNRQLSFIDSLERAEEDPGTLANLFRLDHLATRMRRNAESLLVLAGIDSGRRLRDAMPLSDVIRTASSEIEQYDRVQLDLQVDPHMLGFNALSAAHLLAEILENATVFSEPETPVVVSTGVSGASVVVRVTDQGLGMTEAEIESANRKIISVSAGDALGAQRLGLFVVGRLAQRLGAEVTLRKRVGGTGTEVFVQFPSTLFSANEINQYALPQAPVESTIPQIEVPEVREVDLAELTDGETSLGLPRRRRGDDTGASPVTQPAGVDEDDAIPVPMLSSSTGLPTRSRKTFDEDNIVLPEAVDTRLSPELSGDTGEWSPAIAAAPLTAGLPTRARAATSAWATQPQQDETRTTAAPADPAARAGLFSGFRGRELAAAAAAEDASPGFVVPSLAPEEPAASAPAEENGWPVPSWREQAPALPTRGGAAPQPADEPQEHPAASWVAPVDDKPWAPTLAEEPWAPAQADPEPWTSDAPAAQAPTAPAPSWDEPQVAAPAWDEPQAPAAAWDEPQVAAPAWDEPQVAAPAWDEPQVAAPVWDEPQAPAPAWDQQQAPAAAWDEPQVAAPAWDEPQVAAPAWDEQQAPAAAWDQPQVAAPAWDEPQAPAAAWDQPQQAEPQWAPAAPVEAHAEDTTPAAGDEQTSWSQDEVPSWDAAPEQQAAPEQQPVAEPEPSFTSYSGYSGWAGSSDRPALQYTAPYVPFERSLDEARAWHTGAIPVVPEPTRTLEPAWSDQASSVDEQPAPVEAEEEVDAPWAPVAAVTPPVVESPALEPAEDTWHAPSWQDQPAAPVAPVAEAAPVAAPAPQAPAQEQWRPSTPAWARSAAADQPTEMFAPIEQAPVAPAPVAPAPVLPARVQQAPVQPTPYQQAPAPAWQPTSAPAAPAAAAPAFGDLVAPADDKPKRRWGSFFSRKKDEDEGVEQTPAPAVARTPVRSSAWGPDGPSAAASAQQAPAVNGWEAPAWSAPPAPQSAATPVVQEARPAPSWSPPEWAGRQAAPASTVPHPSVPPSAAPRVGTLDDEVAAMLALRSDIQEQALSELSQLSAYRPSAVGASNSERLAKRVPSAVPAAPAPMEERPVQRDADQLRSRLSSFQTGTSRGRRAAHGPQDGDHS, encoded by the coding sequence ATGCTGCGACGGCTCGGCATCCGTGCCAAGGTCTTGGCGGTCCTCGCCGTGCCCATGATCGTCCTGCTCGTGGCCGGTACGTACATCTCGTACGGCGCGATCCAGGACCTTCGGTACGCGCGAGCGACACAGACCGTGGTACGCACGCTCGATGCGCTGAGCCCGCTGACGGCCGCGTTCCAGCAGGAGCGGATCCTGTCCCTCACGTACGCACCCGCGGAACAGGTCGCGGCAGCTCGTGAGGTGACGGACGGTGCGCTCGACGACGCGCGCAAGGTCACGGCGGGGCTCGACCTCAGTGTCTTCCCGGAGTCGCTGGTCCGCGACTTCCAGGAGCAGCAGGACGCGTACGCCACGGCACTGCCCCAGCTGCGTGGCCGCGTGGACGACAGCGCCCAGCGCGTGATCATCAAGAACGGCTTCCAGGACATCATCGACGGCCAGATCATCGTGGTCGAGGGCGTGGCCAACTCGCTGCGCGACCGGGAGCTGGCCGACTACATCTCCGCGAACCGCGAGATCGCGCTGCTCGTCGACTCCCTCGTCAACGAGTACATCACCGGCATCGAGCTGAAGATGGCGCTCGTCGACAGCCCCGCCGCTGCGCGCGCCTTCCAGTCCCAGACGACCGCGACCGAGCTGGCGCGTGAGCGCGCCCGCATCGCCGTCGCGGACCTCGGGGTCGAGGGTGTCGCCGTCAGCACGGGTGACCCGACCGCGACCCTGCTGTCGATGCGTGCCCTGTTCACGCAGGGCTCCGTGGCCGCGATCGCGACGATCGACACCGCCGCGTGGTCGCAGCAGACGACGAACCAGATGACGATGATCAGCGAGGTCAACACCGGCGTCCTGGGCGGCGCCGACGAGGTCGCCGAGGCCGGCGTGTCCGACGCCCGCGACACCGCCCTCGTCACCGTCGCCCTCGCGCTCCTCGCGCTCGTCGTGTCCTTCTTCTTCGCCGTCGCGGTCTCCCGCTCCATCGTCGTCCCGCTGCGTCGCCTCACCAGTGCCGCCGCCGACGTCCGCGAGCAGCTGCCCCGCCTGGTCGAGCAGGTCTCGACCCCCGGCGAGGGCCCCGAGATCACGCTGGCCCCGATCCCCGTCCGCTCCAACGACGAGATCGGCCGGCTGGCCCAGGCGTTCAACGCGGTCAACGCGACGACCGTCCAGGTCGCCCAGGAGCAGGCCGCGCTGCGTGGCTCGATCGCGGAGATGTTCGTCAACGTCGCCCGACGCGACCAGGTCCTGCTCAACCGGCAGCTGTCCTTCATCGACTCGCTCGAGCGGGCGGAGGAGGACCCGGGCACGCTGGCCAACCTGTTCCGCCTGGACCACCTCGCCACCCGTATGCGCCGCAACGCGGAGTCCCTCCTCGTGCTCGCGGGCATCGACTCGGGTCGTCGTCTGCGCGACGCCATGCCGCTCTCGGACGTCATCCGCACGGCCTCGTCCGAGATCGAGCAGTACGACCGCGTCCAGCTCGACCTGCAGGTCGACCCGCACATGCTGGGCTTCAACGCCCTGTCCGCCGCGCACCTGCTGGCGGAGATCCTCGAGAACGCCACGGTCTTCTCCGAGCCGGAGACGCCCGTCGTCGTCAGCACGGGCGTGAGCGGTGCGTCGGTGGTCGTCCGGGTCACCGACCAGGGCCTGGGCATGACCGAGGCCGAGATCGAGTCCGCGAACCGCAAGATCATCTCGGTCTCCGCGGGTGACGCCCTCGGCGCCCAGCGACTGGGCCTCTTCGTGGTCGGCCGCCTCGCGCAGCGCCTCGGCGCTGAGGTGACGCTCCGCAAGCGCGTCGGCGGCACCGGCACCGAGGTCTTCGTGCAGTTCCCCAGCACGCTGTTCTCGGCCAACGAGATCAACCAGTACGCCCTGCCGCAGGCCCCCGTCGAGTCGACGATCCCGCAGATCGAGGTCCCCGAGGTCCGCGAGGTCGACCTGGCCGAGCTGACCGACGGCGAGACGTCGCTCGGCCTGCCGCGTCGTCGCCGCGGTGACGACACCGGTGCCTCTCCCGTGACGCAGCCGGCAGGCGTCGACGAGGACGACGCGATCCCGGTCCCGATGCTGAGCTCCTCGACCGGCCTGCCGACGCGGTCGCGCAAGACGTTCGACGAGGACAACATCGTCCTGCCCGAGGCCGTCGACACGCGACTGTCGCCCGAGCTGTCCGGCGACACCGGCGAGTGGTCGCCCGCGATCGCCGCCGCCCCGCTCACGGCAGGTCTGCCGACCCGTGCCCGTGCCGCGACGTCCGCCTGGGCGACCCAGCCGCAGCAGGACGAGACGCGCACGACGGCGGCGCCCGCCGACCCGGCGGCCCGTGCCGGCCTGTTCTCCGGCTTCCGTGGCCGCGAGCTCGCAGCGGCCGCCGCCGCCGAGGACGCGTCCCCCGGGTTCGTCGTGCCGTCCCTCGCCCCCGAGGAGCCGGCCGCGTCCGCCCCCGCGGAGGAGAACGGCTGGCCCGTGCCCTCGTGGCGCGAGCAGGCTCCCGCGCTCCCGACCCGTGGCGGCGCTGCCCCGCAGCCCGCCGACGAGCCGCAGGAGCACCCGGCCGCGTCGTGGGTCGCACCGGTCGACGACAAGCCGTGGGCGCCCACCCTGGCCGAGGAGCCGTGGGCACCCGCCCAGGCCGACCCCGAGCCGTGGACCTCGGACGCACCCGCAGCGCAGGCGCCGACCGCCCCCGCACCCTCCTGGGACGAGCCGCAGGTTGCCGCCCCCGCGTGGGACGAGCCGCAGGCTCCTGCCGCCGCGTGGGACGAGCCGCAGGTCGCCGCCCCCGCGTGGGACGAGCCGCAGGTCGCCGCCCCCGCGTGGGACGAGCCGCAGGTCGCCGCCCCCGTGTGGGACGAGCCGCAGGCTCCGGCCCCCGCGTGGGACCAGCAGCAGGCTCCCGCCGCAGCGTGGGACGAGCCGCAGGTTGCCGCCCCCGCGTGGGACGAGCCGCAGGTTGCCGCCCCCGCGTGGGACGAGCAGCAGGCTCCCGCCGCCGCGTGGGACCAGCCGCAGGTCGCCGCCCCCGCGTGGGACGAGCCGCAGGCTCCCGCCGCCGCGTGGGACCAGCCGCAGCAGGCGGAGCCCCAGTGGGCACCGGCCGCACCGGTCGAGGCCCACGCCGAGGACACGACGCCCGCCGCAGGTGACGAGCAGACGAGCTGGTCGCAGGACGAGGTCCCGAGCTGGGACGCCGCCCCCGAGCAGCAGGCCGCCCCCGAGCAGCAGCCCGTCGCCGAGCCCGAGCCGTCGTTCACGTCCTACAGCGGCTACTCCGGCTGGGCCGGCAGCAGCGACCGCCCGGCGCTGCAGTACACGGCGCCGTACGTGCCCTTCGAGCGGTCGCTCGACGAGGCGCGGGCCTGGCACACCGGGGCCATCCCGGTGGTCCCCGAGCCCACCCGCACGCTCGAGCCCGCGTGGTCGGACCAGGCGTCGTCCGTCGACGAGCAGCCGGCGCCGGTCGAGGCCGAGGAGGAGGTCGACGCCCCGTGGGCGCCGGTCGCCGCCGTGACGCCGCCCGTGGTCGAGTCACCCGCGCTCGAGCCGGCCGAGGACACCTGGCACGCACCGTCGTGGCAGGACCAGCCGGCCGCGCCCGTGGCGCCCGTCGCCGAGGCCGCACCCGTCGCGGCCCCGGCCCCGCAGGCACCGGCCCAGGAGCAGTGGCGTCCCTCGACCCCCGCGTGGGCCCGGTCGGCCGCCGCGGACCAGCCGACCGAGATGTTCGCGCCCATCGAGCAGGCCCCGGTCGCACCTGCGCCCGTCGCGCCCGCGCCGGTGCTGCCGGCTCGCGTGCAGCAGGCTCCCGTGCAGCCCACCCCGTACCAGCAGGCGCCTGCGCCGGCCTGGCAGCCGACGTCCGCCCCGGCGGCACCGGCAGCGGCAGCGCCCGCGTTCGGCGACCTGGTCGCCCCCGCGGACGACAAGCCGAAGCGTCGCTGGGGCAGCTTCTTCAGCCGCAAGAAGGACGAGGACGAGGGTGTCGAGCAGACGCCCGCGCCCGCCGTCGCCCGTACCCCGGTCCGCTCGTCGGCCTGGGGACCGGACGGCCCGTCCGCTGCGGCCTCCGCACAGCAGGCTCCCGCCGTCAACGGCTGGGAAGCCCCCGCGTGGTCGGCGCCCCCGGCGCCTCAGTCGGCCGCGACGCCCGTCGTCCAGGAGGCGCGTCCTGCGCCTTCATGGTCGCCGCCGGAGTGGGCAGGCCGCCAGGCCGCACCCGCCTCGACGGTTCCGCACCCGTCCGTCCCGCCGTCGGCTGCCCCCCGTGTGGGCACGCTCGACGACGAGGTCGCGGCGATGCTCGCCCTCCGCTCGGACATCCAGGAGCAGGCTCTCTCAGAGCTCAGCCAGCTGTCCGCGTACCGGCCCAGTGCCGTCGGGGCAAGCAATTCGGAGCGACTCGCCAAGCGTGTGCCGAGCGCGGTTCCCGCCGCACCGGCACCGATGGAGGAGCGCCCCGTCCAGCGAGACGCCGATCAGCTGCGTTCCCGCTTGTCCAGCTTCCAGACCGGTACGTCGCGCGGTCGTCGCGCGGCTCACGGCCCCCAGGACGGTGACCACTCGTGA
- a CDS encoding NAD(P)H-quinone oxidoreductase: MRAVLVTSPGGPQVLRVEDVPDPVPGPGELLVDVAAAGVNRADLLQRQGHYPAPPGAPAWPGLEVAGVVSGVGPPATDGARPVGGAAASPPPRVGDRVAVLLAGGGYAERVTVDAALTLPVAPGEAWEDAAGLPEAFATVWSNLRAAGLAPGETLLVHGGSGGVGSVAVQLAHALGHRVLATAGGAARCARVRDLGADVVVDHRAQDVGEAVRDATDGRGVDVVLDVLGGGALAANVRLLAEGGRLVVIGLQQGRRGELDLPALMARRGSVIATTLRDRPAAQKARIMADVLEHVWPLVLDGRVRPVVHARLPLADASRAHELMESGEVFGKLLLVP; the protein is encoded by the coding sequence GTGCGCGCCGTCCTCGTCACCTCGCCCGGCGGTCCCCAGGTGCTGCGCGTCGAGGACGTCCCCGACCCCGTCCCGGGCCCGGGCGAGCTGCTCGTGGACGTCGCCGCCGCGGGCGTCAACCGCGCTGACCTGCTGCAACGCCAAGGACACTACCCTGCTCCCCCCGGCGCTCCAGCCTGGCCCGGCCTCGAGGTCGCCGGTGTCGTGAGCGGGGTCGGCCCGCCGGCGACGGACGGCGCGCGGCCCGTCGGCGGCGCCGCGGCGTCACCCCCGCCCCGCGTGGGAGACCGCGTCGCCGTCCTCCTCGCGGGTGGAGGTTACGCCGAACGGGTGACGGTGGACGCGGCCCTCACGCTGCCCGTGGCCCCGGGCGAGGCCTGGGAGGACGCCGCTGGGCTCCCCGAGGCGTTCGCGACCGTCTGGTCCAACCTGCGCGCGGCCGGCCTCGCGCCCGGCGAGACGCTCCTCGTCCACGGGGGGTCCGGCGGGGTCGGGTCGGTCGCGGTCCAGCTGGCGCACGCGCTGGGTCACCGGGTGCTCGCCACCGCCGGCGGTGCCGCACGCTGCGCCCGCGTCCGGGACCTCGGTGCCGACGTCGTCGTCGACCACCGCGCCCAGGACGTCGGCGAGGCGGTGCGCGACGCGACGGACGGCCGCGGCGTCGACGTCGTGCTCGACGTGCTGGGCGGCGGCGCGCTGGCCGCGAACGTGCGCCTGCTCGCCGAGGGCGGTCGGCTCGTCGTCATCGGGCTGCAGCAGGGGCGGCGCGGCGAGCTCGACCTGCCGGCGCTGATGGCGCGGCGCGGGTCCGTGATCGCGACGACCCTGCGCGACCGCCCCGCGGCGCAGAAGGCCCGGATCATGGCCGACGTCCTCGAGCACGTGTGGCCGCTGGTCCTCGACGGCCGCGTGCGCCCCGTCGTGCACGCGCGTCTGCCGCTCGCCGACGCGTCCCGCGCGCACGAGCTCATGGAGTCCGGCGAGGTGTTCGGCAAGCTGCTGCTCGTCCCCTGA
- a CDS encoding AGE family epimerase/isomerase translates to MAWLSTPTHDRWLEAETDRLWEFGRAARRARGGFARLDDVGRPLPGPVELWITCRMTHVYALAHLAGRPGAAALVDHGLAALTGLFHDDEHGGWFAEVDADGTPRDTTKAAYPHAFVVLAASSATAAGRPGARALLDEALAAQERWFWDDAAGMTVEEWDRTFTHLDAYRGVNAAMHTVEAYLAAADVTGDRVWLERAVRMVERVVHGFARGNAWRIPEHFDATWTPDLAYNADSPAHPFRPYGATVGHWLEWSRLTLHARAALAARGDVAPAWLLDDAVALFDAAVREGWAVDGAPGFVYTVDWEGLPVVRERMHWVAAEGVAAAAALHAATGEARYDDLYTVWWDYIGEHVLDRVGGSWWHELGTDNQVSRTVWVGKADLYHAVQATLIPRLPLAPALAPALAAGLLG, encoded by the coding sequence ATGGCGTGGCTCAGCACCCCGACGCACGACCGCTGGCTCGAGGCGGAGACGGACCGGCTGTGGGAGTTCGGCCGTGCGGCGCGGCGCGCGCGCGGCGGGTTCGCCCGCCTGGACGACGTCGGACGCCCGCTGCCGGGCCCCGTCGAGCTGTGGATCACGTGCCGCATGACGCACGTGTACGCCCTCGCGCACCTCGCAGGGCGGCCCGGCGCCGCGGCCCTCGTCGACCACGGGCTCGCGGCGCTGACCGGGCTGTTCCACGACGACGAGCACGGTGGCTGGTTCGCCGAGGTCGACGCCGACGGCACGCCGCGCGACACCACCAAGGCCGCGTACCCGCACGCGTTCGTCGTGCTGGCCGCGTCGAGCGCGACCGCCGCGGGCCGTCCCGGCGCCCGCGCCCTGCTCGACGAGGCCCTCGCGGCGCAGGAGCGCTGGTTCTGGGACGACGCCGCGGGCATGACCGTCGAGGAGTGGGACCGCACCTTCACGCACCTCGACGCGTACCGGGGCGTCAACGCCGCCATGCACACGGTCGAGGCGTACCTCGCGGCCGCCGACGTGACCGGCGACCGCGTCTGGCTCGAGCGGGCCGTGCGCATGGTCGAGCGGGTGGTCCACGGCTTCGCGCGCGGCAACGCCTGGCGCATCCCCGAGCACTTCGACGCGACGTGGACACCCGACCTCGCGTACAACGCGGACTCCCCGGCGCACCCGTTCCGCCCCTACGGCGCGACCGTGGGGCACTGGCTGGAGTGGTCGCGCCTGACGCTGCACGCGCGCGCCGCGCTCGCGGCCCGCGGCGACGTCGCACCCGCGTGGCTGCTCGACGACGCCGTCGCTCTGTTCGACGCCGCCGTGCGCGAGGGCTGGGCCGTCGACGGCGCCCCGGGGTTCGTCTACACGGTCGACTGGGAGGGCCTGCCGGTGGTGCGCGAGCGCATGCACTGGGTCGCGGCCGAGGGGGTCGCCGCGGCCGCCGCGCTGCACGCCGCGACCGGCGAGGCCCGCTACGACGACCTCTACACGGTCTGGTGGGACTACATCGGGGAGCACGTGCTCGACCGCGTCGGCGGCTCGTGGTGGCACGAGCTGGGGACCGACAACCAGGTGTCGCGCACGGTCTGGGTCGGCAAGGCTGACCTGTACCACGCGGTCCAGGCGACCCTGATCCCGCGGCTGCCGCTCGCACCGGCGCTCGCTCCCGCGCTCGCGGCGGGCCTGCTCGGCTGA
- a CDS encoding bacterial proteasome activator family protein, giving the protein MDHDEQTTDPTPVGAPDGPDAPTPPRVVVVPPPGAPGGGRAGAGPQDAARDEDLASMVGQPAKVMRIGTMIKQLLDEVRSAPLDDAARARLAEIHERSLHELEEGLSPELLAELHRITLPFTEEQAPSDAELRIAQAQLVGWLEGLFHGIQTALVAQQMAAQAQLTQMRRALPPGHAPGPGGLVVPVAGADAPDDLRPSTGQYL; this is encoded by the coding sequence GTGGACCACGACGAGCAGACGACGGACCCGACGCCGGTGGGCGCGCCCGACGGACCCGACGCCCCCACCCCGCCCCGCGTCGTCGTGGTGCCCCCGCCGGGTGCACCGGGCGGCGGGCGAGCCGGCGCCGGCCCGCAGGACGCTGCCCGCGACGAGGACCTGGCGAGCATGGTCGGGCAGCCCGCCAAGGTCATGCGGATCGGGACGATGATCAAGCAGCTGCTTGACGAGGTGCGCTCGGCGCCCCTCGACGACGCGGCCCGCGCGCGCCTCGCCGAGATCCACGAGCGGTCGCTGCACGAGCTCGAGGAGGGCCTGTCGCCCGAGCTGCTCGCGGAGCTGCACCGCATCACGCTGCCGTTCACCGAGGAGCAGGCGCCGTCGGACGCCGAGCTGCGGATCGCGCAGGCGCAGCTCGTCGGCTGGCTCGAGGGCCTGTTCCACGGCATCCAGACCGCGCTCGTCGCCCAGCAGATGGCCGCGCAGGCGCAGCTCACGCAGATGCGGCGCGCGCTGCCCCCGGGTCACGCGCCGGGCCCGGGCGGTCTGGTGGTGCCGGTGGCGGGCGCCGACGCCCCGGACGACCTGCGCCCGTCGACGGGTCAGTACCTGTAG
- a CDS encoding signal peptidase I, which yields MIRALRALVGAVSVAALVVVLGLGTWALLPAALGWRPTVVMTGSMAPRIVPGDIVVAAPFQPADLVPGRVVMFADAAEPDRLVVHRVTELTDDGALVTKGDANPTADLRPVLLDEVAGLPRLLVPGIGLPAVWLAAGQWAPLAGVAAVLALMTHGALSTIMAARDAPQGRRHAAGEART from the coding sequence GTGATCCGAGCCCTCCGCGCCCTCGTCGGAGCGGTGTCCGTCGCCGCGCTCGTCGTCGTGCTGGGGCTCGGCACGTGGGCCCTGCTCCCGGCGGCGCTGGGCTGGCGTCCCACCGTCGTGATGACCGGCTCGATGGCGCCGCGGATCGTCCCCGGTGACATCGTCGTCGCCGCACCGTTCCAGCCGGCCGACCTCGTGCCGGGCCGCGTCGTGATGTTCGCGGACGCGGCCGAGCCCGACCGGCTCGTCGTGCACCGCGTCACGGAGCTGACGGACGACGGTGCGCTGGTCACCAAGGGTGACGCCAACCCGACGGCCGACCTCCGGCCCGTCCTGCTCGACGAGGTCGCGGGTCTCCCCCGGCTGCTCGTGCCCGGCATCGGCCTGCCGGCCGTGTGGCTCGCGGCCGGGCAGTGGGCGCCGCTGGCCGGCGTCGCGGCCGTCCTCGCGCTCATGACCCACGGCGCGCTCTCGACGATCATGGCGGCGCGCGACGCCCCGCAGGGTCGGCGGCACGCCGCCGGAGAGGCCCGGACGTGA
- a CDS encoding LamG domain-containing protein has protein sequence MVSVAVALGLVALAVVVPGRGEARWSASTTGTASLTAGEFDTANSYPQHMFNSGLLGYWRLDETSGTQATDSSPDPKHHGAYVNGPALGQPGALVNQTRRSVGFTGSQYVSIPDDGTTFDFTARAQYSVEFWVRPARRYSGSDQWERLVAKQVQDANGIRGWGVNLYRGPNDTNMSIQFERVQGNPLITSRAIAADTWYHVAAVHDGTNMVVYVNGTEAGRVASTDSQQDNTAPLTIGARGNGGDAFVGRIDEVAVFGYALNAGQVSGHANATG, from the coding sequence GTGGTCTCCGTCGCCGTCGCGCTGGGTCTCGTCGCGCTCGCGGTCGTCGTTCCCGGGCGGGGCGAGGCGCGCTGGTCCGCATCCACGACCGGCACGGCCTCGCTGACCGCCGGGGAGTTCGACACGGCGAACTCCTACCCGCAGCACATGTTCAACTCGGGCCTCCTGGGCTACTGGCGGCTCGACGAGACGTCGGGCACGCAGGCGACGGACAGCAGCCCGGACCCGAAGCACCACGGCGCGTACGTCAACGGTCCGGCGCTCGGCCAGCCCGGCGCCCTCGTGAACCAGACACGGCGCTCCGTGGGCTTCACGGGCTCGCAGTACGTCAGCATCCCCGACGACGGTACGACGTTCGACTTCACCGCGAGGGCGCAGTACAGCGTCGAGTTCTGGGTACGCCCCGCCCGGCGCTACTCCGGGTCGGACCAGTGGGAGCGGCTGGTCGCCAAGCAGGTCCAGGACGCCAACGGCATCAGGGGCTGGGGCGTGAACCTGTACCGGGGGCCGAACGACACGAACATGTCCATCCAGTTCGAGCGCGTGCAGGGCAATCCCCTGATCACGTCGCGGGCGATCGCTGCGGACACGTGGTACCACGTGGCGGCGGTGCACGACGGCACGAACATGGTCGTCTACGTCAACGGCACCGAGGCCGGGCGGGTGGCGTCCACCGACTCGCAGCAGGACAACACGGCACCTCTCACGATCGGCGCGCGCGGGAACGGCGGGGACGCCTTCGTCGGCCGGATCGACGAGGTCGCCGTGTTCGGCTACGCGCTGAACGCGGGGCAGGTCTCCGGCCACGCCAACGCGACCGGCTGA
- a CDS encoding EamA family transporter, with protein sequence MPAPALFVVSGLTQYAGAALAVGLFAVLPAGNVAWLRIAVSAVLLLAWRRPWRVRELWEPRRLGVTALFGVVLATMNVAFYIAIEHLPLGTAVALEFLGPVAVAAVTGSGVRDRAAIAVAAVGVVLLAGVSLDTGPGATTGLVAIGVAAACWAAYIVLGRRVARAGAPGVSGLAVAMAAGALVLAPFLAGGSGPVLHDARLAGIVVAIAVCSSVVPYALEQVVLHRVSAATFAILLALLPATATVVGAVLLQQWPHGLELVGLALVSGAIALTARSDPG encoded by the coding sequence GTGCCCGCGCCCGCGTTGTTCGTCGTCTCCGGGCTGACGCAGTACGCCGGGGCGGCGCTCGCGGTGGGGCTGTTCGCGGTGCTGCCCGCAGGGAACGTCGCGTGGCTGCGGATCGCGGTGTCGGCGGTGCTGCTGCTCGCGTGGCGGCGGCCCTGGCGCGTCCGTGAGCTGTGGGAGCCGCGGCGCCTGGGCGTCACGGCGCTGTTCGGCGTGGTGCTCGCGACGATGAACGTCGCGTTCTACATCGCGATCGAGCACCTGCCGCTGGGGACGGCGGTCGCGCTGGAGTTCCTCGGGCCGGTGGCCGTGGCCGCGGTGACGGGGTCCGGCGTGCGGGACCGCGCCGCCATCGCGGTCGCCGCGGTGGGCGTCGTCCTGCTGGCGGGCGTCAGCCTCGACACCGGTCCGGGCGCGACGACGGGTCTGGTCGCCATCGGCGTCGCTGCCGCGTGCTGGGCCGCGTACATCGTGCTGGGCCGCCGGGTCGCGCGCGCCGGCGCCCCGGGGGTGAGCGGGCTGGCGGTCGCGATGGCCGCGGGTGCGCTGGTCCTCGCCCCGTTCCTCGCCGGCGGCTCCGGGCCCGTGCTGCACGACGCGCGCCTCGCGGGGATCGTCGTCGCGATCGCCGTGTGCTCGTCGGTCGTGCCCTACGCCCTGGAGCAGGTCGTGCTGCACCGCGTCAGCGCCGCGACGTTCGCGATCCTGCTGGCGCTGCTGCCGGCCACCGCGACGGTCGTGGGTGCGGTGCTGCTGCAGCAGTGGCCGCACGGCCTGGAGCTGGTCGGCCTCGCCCTCGTCTCGGGCGCGATCGCCCTGACGGCCCGCTCCGACCCCGGATGA
- a CDS encoding carbohydrate ABC transporter permease — MTAIPPTTLTDPAEVDTRRTPRLTRAEKAAIKAKGRLSSPWASGIAIALAVLWTVPTFGLLVTSFRPRSEIRTTGWWTFFTNPLVTLENYTEVLFGSSTSFATFFVNSVVITLPAVFIPISLALLAAYAFAWIDFRGRDLLFVAVFALQVVPIQVTLLPLLTQYVSWGLAGSFWVVWLSHSIFALPLAIYLLHNFMKDIPASLVEAARVDGAGHVTVFFRVLLPLLTPAIASFGIFQFLWVWNDLLVALVFVGGTTDVAPLTVRIAELAGTRGSQWHLLSAGAFIAMIVPLVVFLALQRYFVRGLLAGSVKG; from the coding sequence ATGACCGCCATCCCGCCGACGACGCTCACCGACCCGGCTGAGGTCGACACCCGTCGCACCCCGCGGCTGACACGCGCCGAGAAGGCCGCGATCAAGGCCAAGGGCCGGCTCAGCTCGCCGTGGGCGTCGGGCATCGCGATCGCGCTGGCGGTCCTGTGGACCGTGCCGACGTTCGGCCTGCTCGTCACGTCGTTCCGTCCCCGGTCGGAGATCCGCACCACCGGCTGGTGGACGTTCTTCACCAACCCCCTGGTGACGCTGGAGAACTACACCGAGGTGCTGTTCGGGTCGTCGACGAGCTTCGCGACGTTCTTCGTCAACTCGGTCGTCATCACGCTCCCGGCCGTGTTCATCCCCATCTCGCTGGCGCTGCTCGCGGCGTACGCGTTCGCGTGGATCGACTTCCGGGGTCGCGACCTGCTGTTCGTCGCGGTGTTCGCGCTGCAGGTCGTGCCGATCCAGGTGACCCTGCTGCCCCTGCTCACCCAGTACGTCTCGTGGGGGCTCGCCGGGTCGTTCTGGGTCGTGTGGCTGTCGCACTCGATCTTCGCGCTGCCCCTGGCGATCTACCTGCTGCACAACTTCATGAAGGACATCCCGGCCTCGCTCGTCGAGGCGGCGCGCGTGGACGGCGCCGGCCACGTGACGGTGTTCTTCCGGGTGCTGCTGCCGCTGCTGACGCCCGCCATCGCGTCGTTCGGGATCTTCCAGTTCCTCTGGGTCTGGAACGACCTGCTCGTCGCCCTGGTGTTCGTCGGCGGGACCACGGACGTCGCCCCGCTGACGGTCCGCATCGCCGAGCTCGCGGGCACCCGCGGCTCCCAGTGGCACCTGCTGTCGGCGGGCGCGTTCATCGCGATGATCGTGCCGCTCGTCGTGTTCCTCGCGCTGCAGCGGTACTTCGTCCGCGGCCTCCTGGCGGGCTCCGTCAAGGGCTGA